GGCGCGTGGTCACTTTGACGATGCTAGAGGCTGTGATGACTTGATGTTGAATTGGATACTCGATACAATTTAGTGCGGCGTCGCGATAGCTCTGAACGCGTTAATTTGGCGCTTCCCACTTTGGAAGACGCGTTAATCGCTATGGAGAAGCGCAGGCAGCAACGGCTAAAGGCCGGGAGCTGAGTTAGCGCTTAAGTGCCACAAAGATAAAGGTATATGGTACTGAGTGATACCGCATAGTTGAGGCTGTGGAGTATGTACTAGCTACTCTCATTCTATCCTTCAAattggcaatggcatctcACAAGACTGGACGAATACTCGCAGAATCAGGGCTTTGTGCTACCCTCATCAAAACTCCAAGACGCTGTACGAAATAATTGATGCCGAGATACAGCAATTATCTGAAAAATGGAGTTCTATGACTTGCGAATCGACCACTAGAGTACCTAGGTAGCCTCACACGACACCTATAAAGTTTGAATCACATGAAAAGAGCGTCACGCCCCTTTTAAGTTAGAGTTCCACACATGACACCAAGCAGAATGCCATATCAAAACTATATGTTGAAACTAAATGAGCCATGAACACAGAAAAGTGTATATTCGCAGAGTGCCCAAGTTAACTCGCAGAGAAAATGCTCTTTCCTAGCCCTGGCATGTAAAACACCCCAGTGTCCCAGTTCCCACCATGCAAATGTCTGAGAAAATCGATGACGACAGGATTGCCAAACTGATTCATGCAAATAAATTAACATCCAGCATATCAAAAAAGCATTCAACACCAGATTGGAAAATCACCCgacggagaaaaaagagtATTAACATATTAACCATTACGTCATATTATCTTCTTTCAACTGGCCTTTCTCGGGCACGTCAAATGTACTTTTTCTCCCATTTCTCACATCTCTCCCGTTATCGGCCCCGTCTCAGCCGCCTCGCTCAACCAGCAAGCTTAATCCCAGAAGCGAAGGTGTATTagacaagcaaacaaaatatAAAGCGTAAAAAAGACCTTATTAGCGACTGTACTTCCCTCCTCCAATGCCCAAAGTGATATCAAGATATCCAAACGCCTAACAATGCGGGTAGTAAAACTATAGAAGAACAACGAGAGAAGTAGAAAAAATGATAATGCACATGAACGATTGTGAATTTgtagttgttgttggtgatgatattGATTAGGAGATAACGAATGGCAGGCAATTGAGATGGCGTTGTCCGTTGTCGCGTAATAATGGAATGGTGTATATGCGGAATGTGTAGATGTCGAAAACAAAGGGTTTTCAATCAGGGTTGGCAATGTAAAGGCGCTGGGAGGTCAGGGTGGCTGTTCGCTCGTCGAcacttcctcttctcttcagtTCCTCGGGAGACTTGacgctcttttctcttgtcaGGGCAGAGTGCATCAGCGACTTGCTCGCAAGTCTTGGGGCCGCTCCCAGTTCGCCGACATTGTCTGCGCGCTCagcgctgctgccgctgtgcGTGCTCTGAGCTCTTCCGCtggcggcatcgtcaatGATTGGCATAGTGTCCTCTGGCTGCTCAACCAAGCTTCCAGCCCTTTCTGGAGTATCGCCAGGACTCCATCGCCGGCCGCTTTGGGATCCAGTTCCGGTGACAGTGCCTCCAGAGGCCCTGTAAGAGACgttgcggcggctgctgctaccgATGCTGCTCCGTCCGCTGCTGCCTGTCCTGCGGTGGTGCGAACTCGACGCAAATTCCTCCTCGCTGCTCTCGCCCTCGACTTCAGTGGCGCTGAGTCGCATGGGTACTCCTCCAACACCGACGTGGTTTTCGTTGGCATATCCAACCACGGGCAACTTGCCGTGATGCCGGATCTTGGCAGCGACCTTTGTGGTTGCGCTTATGCCCGTACTTGTGCGGCCACCTGACGAGGAACCAGCTGAGCCAGTTCCCCGGTTAGCCCCGCTAACCTCCAAGTTGGCGCGCATCTTGGCAGCTCGCTGTTGAGCGAGTATCCGAGGGTCCTCATACTGGGCGCGATCGCACCATACCGTTGCCTTTTGTTTGCGCAAGAGAGCCACATAGCCAGATGCCTGGGGTTGGCCGAAGGAGCGGTTAGAGATGGACCGTCGCAGGTCCGAATTGGACGACGTTCGGTACGCGGCGGGCGGTTGTATACTCGAGTTGCTGAAGGTGCTCACTGAAGGCGATCGCCGATTGAACTGCTGGCTCGACATTTGGTGCGACAAAAGCATGGGCGGGGGATGCTGAGGTTGCGCTGGAAAGACGTTGGAAGAGGTTGTCCTCGAGCGGGAATGGCTATAGACGTTGCCCGGGTCCATTTTCCTGCTCGGTGAGCAATAGCCTGGCTAGCTGAGAGGCACGCTGTTCCCTCCCCGGTTTGCTGTTTGGAAGAGTCTCTCGGGAGGGAAGGGAGAAAAGTGGTTTTTGAGTTCTCAGCGGGGGGACAGTCCGCGGATCGAGTCAGTCTCCGCGCCACAGTCCCGAATCGGCCGATGCCCTCGACCGCGAGGCTCTGACcgaacaaagaagaaaaggatgaTAAGGCAAGACTATGCCCGTGAGGATagtcgaagaagaggcgcgGGCAAGAGGAGGCCAGCCGCACGAAATGATATTGGCCAAGAGGAttgtaaagaaaaaaggtgGGAGGGAGGGTGAGATATTTGATGTGACCTGGCGTGGAGCCTTGAGTGGTTAGCGCTGCAAGTCCCACTGCAGAGCCCAGAATGGCACCAGACGGGTAACCGCCAGGTTTTGGCCAGCTGAACCAGCTGTGGTTGGGGGGATGGCGCTACCGGGCCTGGAGAGGGGGAGGGCTGCAGGAGGGCCTGGAAGGCAACTGGCCGAGTGCCAGTGCCGGAGCAAGTACCTGCACGTGCGTGGAGAATGCACCTGAATTACATGTACTACTGCTGTAggctactgctgctgctactccGTTTACAGTAAACAATCATTCGACGACGCTTGACGTAAGATATCCGAACATCAAGATACCTATCTACTAAACCACATCGCGATCTCTGAAAggattgatgatgatcatgACGATTCAGCGAACAAGGAAGCGCCAGCGCAGCGAGTCCTCGTACATGGGATCGTATTCCTCTCGGCCACTTGCGGACcgttaaaaaaaagagcacaaaggaaaaaaaaggcaaaaaagagattGAGCACAGAGGGGCTGCCCCCCTCGCTAGCTGCCCCGGTGGTGAGAAACATCTGCAGCCCACGCGCGAGATGGCCCGCTTGCGACATGGCGTGTTTAGCGCTGGCACAACTAGTGTTGAGCTTACCTAGAGGATGGGATTAGTGGGAATTTGAATTTGGCATCGACCTGATGGGACAATTGCCAGCTTGGATGGAGTAGAGGGGGAAAGAAAGTGGACAGGGGGTTCTAGGCCATAAGGCTCCGgcgtcgatgatgacgatgatgaatgaTGCACAGAGCAGAGCGTAGCACTCGCTACGGAGCGCATGGTGCTAGGTAGGATTGATGTCGTGGATGGTTCTTTGCGCCTTTATTATCTAATATCTACTAAAGTAATTTGAAGTCCAAATATTGAAAGTTCATTTACATCGACGTACCATTAAACATCATGTCAGGGTGGTTTAAGTAAATTGGCCTCCACGCTTCGTCCAGCGCTGTCATGTTTCGAGGTCCGTCGCATGCCACGTTTTCCCCAAAGGACCTTGgaaatttaaaataaaatcaTCAATTGATGCCAAACAGCTTTCCCGATTAGGTGCAACTCTCCCATGCTCTCCGTTTCATACGCCGGCCAGGGGGGCTTCAGATTAAAGGCCATCGACCGCGTTTCAATCTCCCAGCTTGAAGCGAAACAAACATCCTCCCCCTCAAAAAACGCCTCGGTTGCTACGTAGCAGCCCATCAGGGTGCAAAATCTGCCTTGCCAAGGAGTCGTCCGTTATTGTGGTTCCAGCATTTTCTTCAGTGGAGCGCCGTGCAGCTACCCACCGCTGATGTCACCGGCATCGCCGGGAATGAAGAGCACGGTGAACGCAAATCTTCAGGCAATGCTACCGTCCTGCCCTGTCCGAAGGGCATAGCATCGGCTCTTGTATCCAGCAATCGGCGTGCCTGGATCTCTTGTCTTCCGTCTCCCGGTTCTCACCTGCAGATTAGCGCAACCGTCTGCTGATTGGGACGGGCAGGCAGTCttactgtactccgtacctatCAATACAATTCTGCAGCACAGTCAGATCTCATTAAACTTCTCGACCACGGCGTGATGCTTTTTACTACGGAGCATTTACGGCAGCCCTTCGGGCAAGGCGAGCGAACCATTTCCCGCAGCGAGATCACACGGGCCGCCTTCTATCGATAACTCGGtcgagatggcttcaaggTTCTTCAAAAACTAAATTCCAGGCCAATTGCAGCCCAGCCATTGCCAGACGCCGTGCCCATTCCATTCCTCGCCGAAGAGCCCCCAGTAAGACACTGCGAGAGTGGAGATGGCTCCGAGCTCCAAAATCGCGGGGGTAAATCTCACACCAGTGGGGCTGAATCTTTTTTGTCTCGAGCtcaaacacacacacaaaggTGGGAACAAATACATCAACGTACGACATGCTGTATAAACATTGATGCTCTGATGTTCACATGCTAGAAGCAGTGCTACCAATCCAAGCTTGCCAAGAGAGTATATGTATTAGGCATGTCTTGCCAAGAGCAGTATATTTCCCGGGATCTGCAGGTACATACCCAACAAAAAATCCCATCTGTTGTTGAAGTTCCAACATGGGATGTAATAGAAAGTGTAGCGATAGTAGTACCTAGTAGATACTGGAATAAAGTGTAAAATCGGTAGTAGCAAAAAGCAGTGGTAGTAAGGTACCTAgtacataaaaaaaaagaaaaagcctTCCATACATTCGCATCCTATTCCATCCTATTCCAACACTTGAACCTCGCGCAGTCGCTGGGCATTTCCCTTCAACTAACCCTACTATGATAGTTCAGGTACCTTGAATTACAGCTACAGCGTAAAGGATCCAATGGTCCATCACACAAGGTCAGCACCAATTGCTACATCAGGATGCGGTGCCTCGGTCTTCATGTAGCTAAGCTCGCAACTCCGTCGCTAATGCACGATTTCCCTGTTATTCGTGTGATAGCTGCCATGTCTTCTCCGCAATGCGCTGCAACGGGATATTTTCCcatttctctccccccttctccctttcccttctcccttctccaTGGGTTACGCGGCCGGTTTACCATACATTGACGTAATCGACTTTGTCCAATTGACAGCTGCCAGATTGGCAATCGAACGATGGTTTAGGCACTCTGCATTGCATGACCGTTGGTACGAGTAAGCGTTCCATACTTTATGTAGTGGTTCGTTGCCGGTTCGATGTGACAGGGCGTTCATCCACAGTGATGCTGCTAGACACTTGATTGGATAGACAAAGATTTATTAAAAGCTACCTGTCACTTCTCCCGAACTCCTCCATCCCATGGCTAAACTCCTTCGTCCAACCTAGTTCCTGACGCCACTATGTGATCCCCagaaaaagacaaggaatAAACTTCCAGACGCAAACCTCCCATCATTCatagaaaacaaacaaacaagcaaactTCCCATCTATGAACCCAGACCTGATTCTACTGCTGACCAGATACCTCCTCGAGCTGGGCCCTCGACATCTCGTTTTGACCATCAAGTCTCAAGACACCgtgcagcaagaagaagaggaaggcgttttattttcttttagtCTGCTTATTGGCACAATCCTTTTGACACTGCTTACACAGGCCAACTGCCTCCTTCATGACGACTCCGTTCTTAAATTTTGGGCATGTTTCTAGATCAAAAGATCCTCCGTCTAGTCGTGCATCGACCGCATCGTCGCATACATGTCTGTCGGCGGTACACTTATCCCGGAAATGACCTGGACGAACTTTAGCAAGGTCCTTGCGAGGTATGCGTTCTTCGGCGCATCTGCATTCTTGGgggcatctgcatctgccaCTGGGAGTCTTGCAGTCTACATTTGTGCACGGACAAAAGAGACGTTGGTGTTCGTAGTAGCACATGTTGTTTCTGTCGCTTTCGAGGTAATCTTTACTTGGGGGCTGTTCCTTCGGTTCCTAATAATCCCGTGATGGCTGACGCTTGTTTCGTGGTGCTGATTGGAATGTGATCTATGTATACTATCTGGTATCTTCATGATGCCTTGATCCCATGGGCATTTATATACCTGATGCGAGAGTCACAGAAGCCGAGCATCGTCAAACAAACGCTCTCACTACGTCGCATCTGTTCAAGAAAGAATGACTTTGAAGCCAACATTTTCAACACAAAATCTGTTCAATGCATATGTGGTGTTTGTttagctgaagctgaagctgaagctgaacaggagatggagaagcggTGGGGGCTCGGGAACAACCACCATGTGGTAATTACCTAGATCAAGGCAAGGGGGTCATCTTCGTAATAAACCGGCATTTTGTGTCCACCGCTCTTTGAtgcagcaaaaaagaaagggtcTCTTTCATATATAAGCAGGTAGGTTGAGCAAGTTGAGTGAACCGCAACAACATTCAGCGAGAGTTCAATATCAGAGACAGGCTGAAACAAAACAGAAACAATAGAgcagtacaggtacagcaGCTATCTTACTGAGACAATTGGCGACGTGCAGTCATTTTGTTCTCATCGCTTTTTAGCGTCTTGACGTCAGGGATACCTGCTGGAAAAAAGCGGGCCACTGCCAAACCTCCCAAGACAGCGGCTTCGCACGTGTCTCCACGGCGGATTCTCACAGGTCCATCCCAATCCCATCTCATTCCTGTGCCTGGAGCTTGTACCGCTGAGACATAGTCACCAAGAGCAAGGGCTCCGATCGACGAATTGCGAGTGCACTTTTATGTCGCCCCTGCGCCTGGACCTGGAAGAGAGACCTGTGCACACTCGTCGGTGCAGACGAACCCCGGTCAGGCACAAGGTAGGGCTCTGCGCAACACCATGAAGTTCGCAAAGGAGCTTGAGCGCGAGGCGGTTCCTGGTAAGAGCTGAACATTTGCTTTTGTCTTTGGTCTTGTGATTGGCTGTTACTGTTTTCTCACTggttttctttgtcttcggCCCTTTGTTCTTGTAGCTGTTGGGAGTTGCCACCAACGGcaaaaggggaaaaagaagaacaaaggggaaaaaaaagagtttgGTTGTGCAACCATCAGATATCAGATTGCTGactttttcctctctcttgtGTTACCAACCATACAGAATGGCGAATCAAGTATCTCAATTACAAGGCGGGCAAGAAATACGTCAAAGCTGTCGCCTCTGCCATCCAGAGAACTTCCAGCTCTACGCCTCGACTTCTTAGTTCACGCCGCACCCCGACTTTTTTCTCAATAGCAGGGCCACATACGGAGCCTTCTCCCAAACCGTCTTCTCGTTTCGAAACCTCTCGCCCCTCTGATGATGCTCCTAGAAGCTCGAGATGGCATGGCCAATCAGAACCGGTCGCCATCGCAAAGCAGGCGGAAGATGAGGCATTGAACAGCAATGGTAACAGTCTGGGGTATGGAAGCTTTGTGCCCACACCCCCTACGGACCCTCAGCAACTATCACACCGTCTCCAAAatggtgacgatgaagacCAACAGGATGGCCAGGACAAGGACCAAAACGGCAAGCAGAGTGACAACCAAGGcgatggcgacgacgacgaattCGAGCTCCCTGCCCCCGCCATTTatacaacatcatcatctcctggTGCCAAACAGTCGTTCAGCCCTGGGAGGAAAAGTGCTCACTTCAATTTCCACAGGTCAAATTCGTCGGGCCCCTTGAGCTCTGGGACGCTACCGACGTTGGTACCAACAGACACTGCCGATGAGCGACTTCGCCGCATCTTTTCTAGTGCAAGGGAATCTGCTCGAATAACAGGTCTTCCACGCCAAagccttgatcttgttcGGGAGCGGGAACAACAGTTTTACTCATTCCTCGACTCGGAGCTGGAAAAGGTGGAGACATTTTATAAGAAGAACGAGGATCGAGCTGGCCAGCGGCTGGTCATGCTGCGAGAGCAGCTTCATGAGATGCGTAACCGGCGAATTCAAGAAATAAACAACGAGAGGACAAATCGCTCATTTTCTGGGACCTCGAATCAACAGTTTGGCGAAGGCAACCCTGACAAGGCAAATGCCTGGATACATCCGTTGAAGAATAAGATCTTCCCGCCCGGACCAAATTCAAAAGGCTTCCAGAACATGCCCCAAACACCACATCTAGCGGCTGGGAGCAGGCCCCGGGACGATCGCATGGACTATGTGCGGCGGCCTGTAGATAACGAAGTGGCATATCGAACGGCAAAGCGAaagttgaagctggcgaTGCAAGAGTTCTATCGCAGCCTGGAATTACTCAAATCATATGCCATGCTTAATCGCACGGCCTTTCGAAAGCTTAATAAGAAATACGACAAAGCTGTCAACGCTCGACCTCCTATGCGCTACATGAATGAAAAGGTCAAAAAGGCTTGGTTTGTCAATAGCGACGTTCTGGAAGGTCACATCAAATCTGTCGAGGATCTCTATGCAAGGTATTTTGAGCGTGGAAATCAGAAGCTTGCGGTTGGCAAGCTGCGAAAGCTGCACAGAAAGCCCAAGGATGAGTCTGGCAGCTCGTTCCTTAACGGCATCCTCATCGGTACGGGAGCTGTATTCAGCATCCAAGGCCTCGTTTATGGCATTCAGTTGCTAGATGACAATGATCCGACATTGAGTCTCCAAACAAGCTATCTGTTGCAGCTATATGGCGGCTATTTCCTTATGCTcatgcttttttctctcttctgcatcAACTGCTCCATTTGGCTGCGGAACAGGGTGAATTACCCCTTTATTTTTGAATTTGACCAGCGAAGTCAGCTTGATTGGCGTCAGCTCTCTGAATTCCCTTCAGCATTGCTTTTACTTTTTGGAGTTATTATGTGGGCCAACTTTAGCAGATATGGGGATGATGCCATGTATCTATATTACCCCGTTCTGCTAGTTGGCCTAACAGTTGTTGTTATTCTCTTTCCTGCCCCTGTGCTTGCACATAAGAGCCGCAGATGGCTTGCATATTCACATGTCAGTATCTTGGGCTCCCTTGTTGAAGAGTAACGTGCTTGGCGATGCTAACCCTGCGATAGTGGCGTCTTCTCTTGTCTGGATTTTATCCTGTGGAGTTTCGTGATTTTTTCCTTGGGGACATGTATTGTTCTTTGACATATTCGATGGCGGTAAGTGGTCCTCGTCGCTGAACTAAGACGGGGCAAAAGTTGACTGAGATACTTGACAGAACATAgaacttttcttttgcttgtaTGCCAATCATTGGAATAATCCTGGGCAGTGCAACTCGACTAGCTCCCGCTTGCTCGGATTCCTGACGACGCTCCCGGCAATATGGCGCTTTCTCCAGTGTATTCGACGTTATAAAGATACACGCAACATTTTCCCACACTTAGTCAATTGCGGCAAATATACCGCTACCATATTGTCTTACCTTTGTCTATCCCTTTACCGAATTCACCAGAGCCATTCTAACCTTGCTTTATTTGTGACTTTCTCAACGATCAACGGTGTATATACTTGTAAGCGGCTTCCATTCTACTGGGTCAAGACTCTTATACTCACAGATGATGTTAGCTATTTGGGATCTCTTTATGGATTTCTCTCTACTTCAGCCTCAGAGCCGACATACCGCTCTCCGCGATATTCTCGCTTTGAAGCACCGCTGGATCTATTACGTTATTATGACTGTCGACCCTATACTCAGATTCTCATGGATTTTCTATGCCATCTTCGCCCACGATTCGCAGCATTCTACTGTTATCTCGTTCATGGTTAGCTTCATGGAAGTTTTCCGCCGAGGCATATGGTCGCTCCTACGTGTAGAAAACGAGCACTGCGCCAACGTAGCGCAGTATAAGGCTTCTCGCGATGTTCCTCTCCCCTACCACATCGAGCCCCTGCTGGAGCGCGCCAGCGTCGAATCCAGCCCGATAATATCAGCGGAAGAGGACCGCCAGACAGAGCCGCAGCCACCGCGGCCGCAGCCGGCCGAACACCCCAGCTTCTACGACTCTGCCAGCTCTACTGCCGTTGCCGGCCCTACGAGCGGCAGCCTTCGGCACCGCACCGACATCGTTCCTTCTCCCATCCACCGAAGCTTCTCTAAGATTTTGGCAGAGGCACATAAGCAGGAttttgagaagaagcggaagccCGAAGACGGGGCTGGGGATGcggctggtgttgctggtCAGAGCGACGattttgacgatgatgatgacgaggatgaagatgatgccggcAGCTTGTCGGAAATGCGACCCCAGAATAGTGGGAACGCAGCTTAATGTTCAATGCTTTGACCTTGATTAGCCATTTTTGCGGATGACTATTGTTGTCATAATGATTGCATGgtgtggatggatgggtcGACGGATGGATGAATGGAATGAAAGTATTGCGATATACCAGGGGCAGATAATGAGTGGGATATGCTTCTATCTTGAGATGATATTTCCTGGGAAAAGATATTGGGTTGCCAAATTGGGGGACGCATATTCAGGACAAAATAGATTGGATGGGAAAATTCGGTGATGTAGTCGCTGGGACGATCTGCATGGTGACGGAAAGGAGAAAAATTCGGGTTCGAGATGATATATAGCGAATTGGTAATGTGTAGTAAGGTAGGAGTGGGACGGAGACACAGCATAGCGTTGAATCACCTTGATTAGGGTCAATTACTATTATCTGCTGTAGCAAACTCATGAGTGACATGATTCTAATCTCATCTATATTAAGCCCCCATCCTGATGCAAAACATGCTTTGGTCTACTCTGTGCATATCTAATATTACTTAATCTATCTCATTTACCATTACTCCCATTCGCCATCAACTTGCTCCCAGAAATCGAGGAAGCCCTTGAAGAACTGCACACCCAAGCCAGGGTCCAAGGCACCAGTCGTAGCACGAATCGAGTGCATGCTCAGCTGAGGCAagccagcatcagcagcacgCACACCCATTGCACTGGACAGCATAGGGCCGACAGTGCCACCGCTGCGGGAGTCGTTTCGGATCTGGAAGTCCTGCAATTGAGCGCCGCACAGGTTGGCAACGCGGTGGAGGATGGCGGAGGAGACGGCGTCGGTGGTCATGTGGGCGTTGCTGTCGCCGcagacgacgaggccgacgTTGAGCTTGGGGATGTGCTCGGCGAGGTAGTTGCCAATGAAGTTGGGGTTGCCAGCGTGAGAGACGTCAGCAGACAGGAGGAAAGACTTGGCGAAAGTCTGGCCGATGAGACCAGGGCCGTAGGTGTCGGGGTTGAGAGCCTCGACGGCGCGCTCGACTGTGGAGGGCAGGAAGTTACCCCTGGCGCCCTGTCTCAGCAGAGAACCgacctcttcgtcgtcgaaCAGGGCCACCAGCTTGATGTAGCTGTCCTCGTCTCGCTCCGTGGAGTGGAGAAGACCCAGGAGGGCGGACCACGAGCAGAGCTTGTCATCGATTCTTCCAGCGGTGATGAACTCCTTGTCCAGGCCAAAGACGGAGGCCGGCTGGGAGTcgaaaagctcaagctcCCAGTTGACAATGGAGTCGTAGGAGGTGATGCCAAGCTGCTTTGAGATGAGCTTGACCAGCTTCGGGGGTTGGGTGTTGACAAAGGCGCCGACAGAGCCAAGCAGCTCGGCGCTGGAGCCATCGGAGCTGTCCAATCCAATGATGGGGACAGCCTGCGTCTCCGGGTTGTTCTGACCCATCATGCCGACACCAAAGTGCGGCGCCAGCGTGGGGATCTTGGCAATAGGCCAGTCCAGCTGGACGAGCTTGCTGGAGGTCTTGCCCGTCTTCTCATCGCGCACAATGACTCGGCCACCGATGCTCAGGTCTCGATCCCACCAGGTCTGGTTCAGGGCGCCGGCATAGGGGGCAACACCGAGCTGGACGTAACCGGCCGTGGTTGGCTTCTTGCTGACGGGCTTGAGTCGGGCTGTCAGGGCGTCGATGTGGCCGGCAATCATGCCAACACCGTTGCCGGGCTTGTAGGATTTGCCGACGGCAAAGGCGATGATGGAGCTGCCATTGCGAGTGACCCAGTACTTGCCGCCGGGTTGGATCTTGCCGGACCAGGAGTCGCGCGCAGGGAGCTAGGAGTTTGTCAGCATGTGATCTTGTACTACGGGGGTGGACTTGAAGGTGTCACGAGCGCAAGCGCACATACCTCTACGTAGCCAGACTGGCGCAGCTTGGTCTTGAAGTAGTCGACGGTATGGAAGACAGTCGGGTTCTCGCGCAGGAAGTCGAGAAAAGGCTTGGTGAAGGCCTCGGGCTTGAGATCCCTCACGGCGCACAGCTTGCACTTGTTCTCCTCATCCACGTGCCAGTTGACTTGGCTGACCTCGTTCGcagagagcttggagatgcagtTCATGCAGGCGCGGTTGTCGAGAGGCGGGCGACCGTCCATGTCTGCGAGAACAAAGTGCTTCGAGGAAGCCAGGGGGGAAACAGCTTGCTGAGTATGAGCCGAAGCCGAGGCCGGGATCGGGGCAAacgaggaggaagcggaAGACTGCGCGGAGATGCTGGACTGGGCCTGAGCAGGCGCTTGTTGTCGGAGggacagagaagaaggcacGCGCCGTGTCATGGTTGCGACGAGAAcgaaggaaaaggaggagaggagagagttGAGGGCGAAGGGCGCGTTAAAAGGCGGTGCGAGAGAAAGAGGTTGGGGATGTTGAGCGTCAAGTCGAGTCGCACGGAGTTGCGCGCATGTTCCCCCGGATTGGGGCGCAGCAGAGACATTCCGGTACAGTAAGCTGGGGTACAATCACGATAAGCACGGGGCCTTTTGTGGCGCCAGGAGCGGGAACCTATCGGCGATGATTAGAGGGGGGCCATTAGGGGATTTACAGCGGATAAGGCGCCATGGGAACCTGTCAGGGCCAGGGGTAGCTTCTGTGCATGTATTTGTGTGCCCGCCCTTTATTAGCATCCAATCCCGTATTTTGCTTCTAGGCTGTGTGGTGTCAATGGTAAAGCCCTGACATTAATATATGTATCTAGTAAATAACATATAGGAAGAACGTATAAGAAGATGACATTTATTCCTTTGGTGGCTACTCCTCTGGCCGAGGTACATATCTTTGATATCAGCCCTTGGTAGAGGAAGACGGTACATTTACTGCTGGAGCGCATCAATGTTCCAAATATTACATGTATTCAGCAATATCGAGTATCTGTATATACCAAATATCTCGCAGCAAATGACTACGGATTCTCCGTCCccatttcctctctctccatataTAAAAAACCAGGTGGTAGTACGTGCGCCATCTATCCATGCCCCATGAGAGATGTAATTCCTCGAGCATAGGGAACCGGCATTCAAGTAAGAGCACAGCTTCGAGGATACTAGGATTGCTGAAGTCTCACGTTAGTCATGTGTTCAATTCCAATAACTCAGGTGgatgtaggtacatgtatgatgAGGATAGGTAAAGTATCTATACATCAAAACGTACCTGGGAATATCATTTCGACCGTCCACTGTCCGGGTAAAATGTAACGTCCTAAGCTGTGGAAATAAGGCGTCGCCATTACAGTCATCTGAAAATAAATCGTCAAGATTGATATCCTGACTGGTCTCGCAAAAGTCCAAGCTCCGACAATGACG
This genomic stretch from Trichoderma breve strain T069 chromosome 1, whole genome shotgun sequence harbors:
- a CDS encoding aminopeptidase I zinc metalloprotease (M18) domain-containing protein; translation: MTRRVPSSLSLRQQAPAQAQSSISAQSSASSSFAPIPASASAHTQQAVSPLASSKHFVLADMDGRPPLDNRACMNCISKLSANEVSQVNWHVDEENKCKLCAVRDLKPEAFTKPFLDFLRENPTVFHTVDYFKTKLRQSGYVELPARDSWSGKIQPGGKYWVTRNGSSIIAFAVGKSYKPGNGVGMIAGHIDALTARLKPVSKKPTTAGYVQLGVAPYAGALNQTWWDRDLSIGGRVIVRDEKTGKTSSKLVQLDWPIAKIPTLAPHFGVGMMGQNNPETQAVPIIGLDSSDGSSAELLGSVGAFVNTQPPKLVKLISKQLGITSYDSIVNWELELFDSQPASVFGLDKEFITAGRIDDKLCSWSALLGLLHSTERDEDSYIKLVALFDDEEVGSLLRQGARGNFLPSTVERAVEALNPDTYGPGLIGQTFAKSFLLSADVSHAGNPNFIGNYLAEHIPKLNVGLVVCGDSNAHMTTDAVSSAILHRVANLCGAQLQDFQIRNDSRSGGTVGPMLSSAMGVRAADAGLPQLSMHSIRATTGALDPGLGVQFFKGFLDFWEQVDGEWE
- a CDS encoding EXS family domain-containing protein codes for the protein MKFAKELEREAVPEWRIKYLNYKAGKKYVKAVASAIQRTSSSTPRLLSSRRTPTFFSIAGPHTEPSPKPSSRFETSRPSDDAPRSSRWHGQSEPVAIAKQAEDEALNSNGNSLGYGSFVPTPPTDPQQLSHRLQNGDDEDQQDGQDKDQNGKQSDNQGDGDDDEFELPAPAIYTTSSSPGAKQSFSPGRKSAHFNFHRSNSSGPLSSGTLPTLVPTDTADERLRRIFSSARESARITGLPRQSLDLVREREQQFYSFLDSELEKVETFYKKNEDRAGQRLVMLREQLHEMRNRRIQEINNERTNRSFSGTSNQQFGEGNPDKANAWIHPLKNKIFPPGPNSKGFQNMPQTPHLAAGSRPRDDRMDYVRRPVDNEVAYRTAKRKLKLAMQEFYRSLELLKSYAMLNRTAFRKLNKKYDKAVNARPPMRYMNEKVKKAWFVNSDVLEGHIKSVEDLYARYFERGNQKLAVGKLRKLHRKPKDESGSSFLNGILIGTGAVFSIQGLVYGIQLLDDNDPTLSLQTSYLLQLYGGYFLMLMLFSLFCINCSIWLRNRVNYPFIFEFDQRSQLDWRQLSEFPSALLLLFGVIMWANFSRYGDDAMYLYYPVLLVGLTVVVILFPAPVLAHKSRRWLAYSHWRLLLSGFYPVEFRDFFLGDMYCSLTYSMANIELFFCLYANHWNNPGQCNSTSSRLLGFLTTLPAIWRFLQCIRRYKDTRNIFPHLVNCGKYTATILSYLCLSLYRIHQSHSNLALFVTFSTINGMMLAIWDLFMDFSLLQPQSRHTALRDILALKHRWIYYVIMTVDPILRFSWIFYAIFAHDSQHSTVISFMVSFMEVFRRGIWSLLRVENEHCANVAQYKASRDVPLPYHIEPLLERASVESSPIISAEEDRQTEPQPPRPQPAEHPSFYDSASSTAVAGPTSGSLRHRTDIVPSPIHRSFSKILAEAHKQDFEKKRKPEDGAGDAAGVAGQSDDFDDDDDEDEDDAGSLSEMRPQNSGNAA